The following proteins are co-located in the Nocardia bhagyanarayanae genome:
- a CDS encoding MCE family protein yields the protein MTTLPIRAVMWRLGLFTVAMLVLLVVVVQAITRPVDGETGAYTAEFTDVSGLKTGDDVRMFGVSVGKVAAIERAGTNARVSFTVQRDRPIYDSSVVAIRYQSLTGQRYVDVRQPDRPGAPLPPGAALGVANTVPSFDITQLFNGLQPVIAEFSPGALNQFTESVLAVIEGNGSGIGPALDAIEKLSRYTSDRQAVIATIVANLHAISAQIGGRSPHLVTLMEGLADVVSAFRVKLDGLLDFAAAAPSAMGPLNRLMETLGFTERANPDLMTDLRLLFPDPEAALELLGRLPGLLQALSNVLPPAPGAAGPVPMSCSKGPVQLPQVLSVLVAGQRIAICNG from the coding sequence ATGACGACCCTGCCGATCCGAGCGGTGATGTGGCGACTCGGACTGTTCACCGTCGCGATGCTCGTGCTGCTCGTCGTCGTCGTGCAAGCGATCACCCGGCCCGTGGACGGCGAGACCGGCGCCTACACCGCCGAATTCACCGATGTGAGCGGATTGAAGACCGGCGACGACGTCCGGATGTTCGGCGTCTCCGTCGGCAAGGTCGCCGCGATCGAGCGGGCAGGCACCAACGCGCGGGTGAGTTTCACGGTTCAGCGCGACCGTCCGATCTACGACTCCAGCGTCGTCGCCATCCGCTACCAGTCCCTGACCGGTCAGCGTTATGTCGATGTGCGGCAACCGGATCGGCCGGGCGCGCCGCTGCCGCCCGGCGCGGCGCTCGGGGTGGCCAACACGGTGCCGTCCTTCGACATCACCCAGCTGTTCAACGGGTTGCAGCCGGTGATCGCCGAGTTCTCCCCCGGCGCGCTCAACCAGTTCACCGAGAGCGTGCTCGCGGTGATCGAGGGCAACGGCTCCGGCATCGGTCCCGCGCTGGACGCCATCGAGAAACTCAGTCGCTACACCTCCGATCGCCAAGCGGTGATCGCGACCATCGTGGCCAACCTGCACGCGATCTCCGCGCAGATCGGCGGGCGCTCACCGCATCTGGTCACCCTGATGGAAGGCCTCGCCGACGTGGTCAGCGCGTTCCGGGTGAAGCTGGACGGATTGCTCGACTTCGCCGCCGCGGCCCCCTCCGCGATGGGACCGTTGAACCGCCTGATGGAAACCCTCGGATTCACCGAACGCGCCAACCCGGATCTGATGACGGACCTGCGGCTGCTCTTCCCCGACCCGGAGGCCGCGCTCGAGCTGCTCGGCAGGCTCCCCGGCCTGCTCCAAGCGCTGAGCAACGTGCTGCCGCCCGCGCCCGGCGCGGCGGGACCGGTGCCGATGAGCTGTTCCAAGGGGCCGGTCCAGCTTCCCCAGGTGCTTTCGGTGCTCGTCGCCGGGCAGAGGATCGCGATATGCAACGGATGA
- a CDS encoding MlaD family protein, whose product MQRMTQRLLNQLAPHGFSHDRHQAAKNAREFRLGILGGLFVAALLLATAVIYLVPFGKASYTADLVEANSVKVGDQVRLAGITVGSVTALELGETKVRMTFTVDRDVFLGDTTSLEIRMLTAVGGHYVAVFPSGTKALGSRPIPPDRVRLPYSLVRILQDAAAPVSEVDGETLRRNLAALQQSLDTSPDALRQMGAAMQSFVDILRRQNVEVSRALTVMDEYLRTIDGNKSLIGTFVRELGTLMTVGLGKRAEIASALSIAASLLSRIAAVEPSWREVLAPLAGKLRELLPQLEQLAAQLDVAIPQWKQLRERLVAMTTAEDGVVIDQSALTAPVCIPLPGWGC is encoded by the coding sequence ATGCAACGGATGACGCAACGACTGCTGAACCAGCTTGCACCGCACGGTTTTTCGCACGACCGGCACCAGGCGGCGAAGAACGCGAGGGAGTTCCGCCTCGGCATACTCGGCGGGCTTTTCGTCGCCGCGCTGCTCCTCGCCACGGCGGTGATCTATCTCGTCCCGTTCGGGAAGGCGAGCTACACCGCCGACTTGGTCGAGGCGAACTCGGTGAAGGTCGGCGACCAAGTGCGCTTGGCGGGCATCACCGTCGGCTCGGTGACGGCGCTCGAGCTGGGCGAGACGAAGGTACGGATGACCTTCACCGTGGACCGCGACGTGTTCCTCGGCGACACGACCAGCCTGGAGATCCGCATGCTGACCGCGGTCGGCGGCCACTACGTCGCGGTGTTCCCCTCGGGCACAAAAGCTCTCGGCTCGCGACCGATTCCACCCGACCGGGTCCGGCTGCCCTACAGCCTGGTGCGCATTCTGCAGGACGCCGCCGCGCCGGTCTCCGAGGTGGACGGCGAGACGCTGCGCCGGAATCTGGCCGCCCTCCAGCAGTCCCTCGACACCAGTCCGGACGCGCTGCGCCAGATGGGCGCCGCGATGCAGTCGTTCGTCGACATCCTGCGCAGGCAGAACGTCGAGGTCTCGCGCGCGCTCACGGTGATGGACGAGTACCTGCGCACCATCGACGGGAACAAATCACTGATCGGCACATTCGTCCGCGAGCTCGGCACACTGATGACCGTAGGCCTCGGCAAACGCGCCGAGATCGCGTCGGCGCTGTCCATCGCCGCCTCGCTGCTGTCCAGGATCGCCGCCGTCGAGCCGTCCTGGCGCGAGGTGCTCGCGCCGCTGGCCGGGAAGCTGCGCGAGTTGCTGCCGCAGCTGGAACAGCTCGCCGCGCAATTGGATGTGGCCATTCCGCAGTGGAAGCAGTTGCGTGAGCGACTGGTGGCGATGACGACCGCCGAGGACGGTGTCGTCATCGATCAGTCGGCGCTCACCGCGCCGGTGTGTATCCCGCTGCCCGGATGGGGGTGCTGA
- a CDS encoding MlaD family protein has product MKRILRSQGFVTVLGALVVAAVAAVAYLVVFDPVKKTVAYCAMMPDAVGLYPGNHVTALGIPIGTVNSVRPEGTGVRVDFEVREERVLRGEVTATTVSDTLVADRNLAVLGEPGAAPWNRSTCITKTFTPKSISQTLQGFSQLAGQLTGGGNPGEQSRIRDSVVAFEAATSGTGPALNKLITDLGDALRAPDAAIGHIGGLLDSYGRLMSSIAMNWGDIRIVLVQASEGIAFINELWDRVVQLIDSLLVILPWLNSIAREYGRPILGALDGALPGLRLLSANVATLRQLVEMIPPIVQFFEEVIDPATGRPQLTYAAPKVGLPREQADQVCAAIDAVLPGHCDGAENGFADVNLVSLVLGTVGAR; this is encoded by the coding sequence ATGAAACGCATTCTGCGGTCCCAGGGTTTCGTGACCGTGCTCGGCGCGCTGGTGGTCGCGGCGGTCGCCGCTGTCGCTTACCTCGTGGTGTTCGACCCGGTGAAGAAGACGGTCGCCTACTGCGCCATGATGCCCGACGCCGTCGGCCTGTATCCGGGCAATCACGTGACAGCGCTGGGCATTCCGATCGGCACGGTGAACTCGGTACGGCCCGAGGGCACGGGTGTGCGGGTGGACTTCGAGGTGCGGGAGGAGCGGGTGTTGCGGGGAGAAGTCACCGCGACCACCGTTTCCGACACGCTGGTGGCCGATCGCAACCTCGCGGTTCTCGGCGAGCCGGGCGCCGCCCCGTGGAACCGGTCGACGTGCATCACCAAGACCTTCACGCCGAAGAGCATCAGTCAGACACTCCAGGGCTTCTCCCAGCTGGCTGGTCAGCTCACCGGCGGTGGAAATCCCGGCGAGCAGAGCAGGATTCGCGACAGCGTCGTGGCTTTCGAAGCCGCCACCTCCGGCACCGGGCCGGCGCTGAACAAACTGATCACCGATCTCGGTGACGCGCTGCGCGCCCCGGACGCAGCCATCGGACACATCGGCGGGCTGCTCGATTCCTACGGCAGGCTGATGTCCAGCATCGCGATGAACTGGGGCGATATCAGGATCGTGCTGGTGCAGGCGAGCGAGGGCATCGCCTTCATCAACGAGCTGTGGGACCGGGTGGTGCAGCTCATCGACTCGCTGCTGGTCATTCTGCCGTGGCTGAACAGCATCGCCCGCGAGTACGGCAGGCCGATCCTCGGGGCGCTGGACGGCGCGCTGCCCGGCCTGCGGCTGCTCTCGGCGAACGTCGCGACGCTGCGACAGCTGGTGGAGATGATCCCGCCGATCGTGCAGTTCTTCGAGGAGGTGATCGACCCGGCGACCGGCAGGCCGCAGCTGACGTACGCCGCGCCGAAGGTCGGTCTCCCCCGCGAGCAGGCCGACCAGGTGTGTGCCGCGATCGACGCGGTGCTGCCCGGCCATTGCGACGGAGCCGAAAACGGTTTCGCCGACGTGAATCTGGTGTCCCTGGTGCTCGGAACGGTAGGTGCCCGATGA
- a CDS encoding MlaD family protein: MTARSVRRAALVPVLALGLLSGCGFDPAQVPVPGATVSGPTYQVRIELANALNLPARAKVVANGAQIGSLREVSVVDPTLEQPGRVEAVVEIAEGVRLPVGTTVQLRQNTILGDIYIGLSTPAGDFDRTIPPGGTIPLARTRPALQVEDLLAGMSTFVGGGAMQQMQDIVNRVNATLPDRPAETARIFEVVGRDVSDVAADMAVVDRFLDTIQRDLDAALDNPRELDALLSERGSVEIPADAKSLILTLGVVGGLGIVGHAIAWLGPLLEASDAAAKALVPLLFADRPLDLTAPSNLNRVVSLVRDKIIPFVERGPKLNIGAVAVDGAAAPVATDEQVQQIIATLRMIGVVR; this comes from the coding sequence ATGACCGCGCGATCTGTCCGGCGCGCCGCGCTCGTCCCGGTGCTGGCACTGGGACTGCTGAGCGGATGCGGATTCGATCCCGCGCAAGTGCCGGTGCCCGGCGCGACGGTGTCCGGCCCCACCTACCAGGTGCGGATCGAGCTGGCCAACGCGCTGAACCTGCCCGCGCGGGCGAAGGTGGTGGCCAACGGCGCGCAGATCGGCAGCCTGCGCGAGGTGAGCGTGGTGGATCCGACGCTCGAGCAGCCGGGCCGGGTCGAGGCCGTCGTCGAGATCGCCGAGGGGGTGCGGCTGCCGGTCGGCACCACCGTCCAGCTGCGCCAGAACACCATTCTCGGCGACATCTACATCGGACTCAGCACGCCGGCGGGCGATTTCGATCGCACCATCCCGCCGGGCGGAACGATCCCGCTGGCACGCACCCGGCCCGCGCTCCAGGTCGAGGATCTGCTGGCCGGCATGTCCACCTTCGTCGGCGGCGGCGCGATGCAGCAGATGCAGGACATCGTCAACCGGGTCAACGCGACCCTGCCCGACCGGCCCGCCGAGACCGCGCGAATCTTCGAGGTCGTCGGTCGCGATGTGTCCGACGTGGCCGCCGACATGGCGGTGGTGGACCGGTTCCTGGACACCATCCAGCGGGATCTGGATGCCGCGCTGGACAATCCGCGCGAACTGGACGCGCTGCTCAGCGAGCGCGGGTCGGTCGAGATTCCGGCCGACGCGAAATCGCTGATTCTCACGCTCGGTGTCGTAGGCGGGCTCGGCATCGTCGGGCACGCGATCGCCTGGCTCGGCCCGCTGCTCGAGGCGAGTGACGCGGCCGCGAAAGCTCTGGTGCCCTTGCTGTTCGCGGACCGACCGCTGGATCTGACCGCGCCGTCGAATCTGAACCGGGTCGTGTCGCTGGTCCGCGACAAGATCATTCCGTTCGTCGAGCGCGGTCCGAAACTGAACATCGGCGCGGTGGCGGTGGACGGCGCCGCGGCACCGGTCGCCACCGACGAACAAGTTCAGCAGATCATCGCCACCCTCAGGATGATCGGAGTCGTGCGATGA
- a CDS encoding MlaD family protein — protein MTVATEPAYPGYVPSTPAGSASDELLRRLGPVASLAAIVAILLIGVGYLSFGVVRVGWFTEHTEATMTVPDSGGLLPRSKVLLSGVQIGQVTAVTHTREGIEVDFRYDAEYRVPANSSVRIETLSALGEPYLEFRPTTAGGPYLRDGDRLAAASVQRPVSIPEVARTATQLLEQVDPATVAAIIENFSTGLAGTEAVIPQLARASDLLAATLVSRTDLIRELLTDMQAQATEMTWAGGELTAAASPWADFGPRVSEVAAAIARVVRIGDTPGDYLTDTEDVIGLLPFLDALTQKLNLLGPELRELFPVVQPLLALTTGVLGKVDLGSLISQALHATTPDGALQLQITVR, from the coding sequence ATGACCGTCGCCACCGAGCCCGCCTATCCCGGCTATGTTCCGTCCACGCCCGCGGGCAGCGCGAGCGACGAGTTGCTGCGGCGGCTCGGTCCGGTCGCCTCACTGGCCGCGATCGTGGCGATTCTGCTGATCGGCGTCGGCTATTTGAGCTTCGGCGTGGTGCGGGTCGGCTGGTTCACCGAGCACACCGAGGCCACCATGACGGTCCCGGATTCCGGCGGACTGCTGCCGCGCTCCAAGGTCCTGCTCTCCGGCGTCCAGATCGGGCAGGTCACCGCGGTGACCCACACCCGCGAGGGCATCGAGGTCGACTTCCGCTACGACGCCGAATACCGTGTGCCCGCCAACAGTTCGGTGCGCATCGAGACGCTCTCCGCGCTCGGCGAGCCCTACCTCGAGTTCCGGCCGACGACCGCGGGCGGGCCGTACCTGCGCGACGGCGACCGGCTGGCGGCCGCCTCGGTACAGCGTCCGGTGTCGATCCCCGAGGTCGCCCGCACCGCGACCCAGCTGCTGGAACAGGTGGATCCCGCGACGGTGGCCGCCATTATCGAGAACTTCAGCACCGGCCTCGCGGGCACCGAGGCAGTGATTCCGCAACTGGCCAGGGCCTCCGATCTGCTGGCCGCGACGCTGGTGAGCCGCACCGACCTGATCCGCGAACTGCTGACCGACATGCAGGCGCAGGCCACCGAGATGACCTGGGCCGGAGGGGAATTGACCGCCGCGGCCAGCCCGTGGGCGGACTTCGGACCGCGGGTCAGCGAGGTGGCCGCCGCGATCGCCCGGGTCGTGCGGATCGGCGACACTCCGGGCGACTACCTCACCGACACCGAAGACGTCATCGGACTGCTTCCATTCCTCGACGCGCTCACCCAGAAACTGAACCTGCTCGGACCAGAACTGCGCGAACTGTTTCCGGTCGTCCAGCCGCTGCTCGCGCTGACCACCGGCGTGCTCGGCAAGGTCGACCTCGGCAGTCTGATCTCCCAGGCGCTGCACGCCACGACTCCGGACGGCGCGCTGCAATTGCAGATCACCGTCCGCTAG
- a CDS encoding HEAT repeat domain-containing protein: MLIGEVARRSGVSARMLRHYDALGLVRPTGRTVGGYREYSAEDIRRIFHVEGLRSLGLSLRQIGSALDDPGFTPSALVGDLIRKTEARLNREQELLERLRMVDTAEPASWQDVARVVELLHGLTSPSAARRQQAVLAPAEDLAMPAELLVEAVLTESDPNVAGALRWALTRAGGDGVASLTPAMSSENADIRRRAVLALAELPGDEATAVLTDALEDRDPTIRRHAALALGARGVTRAVPALVGTVVEGPNDVEAAEILGTLAYDPEWADRIISAMAAELAAPTADSAVRMRLTQALAEMPGTIALGILRQLASDDDRAVAILASSLVKALEERPV; encoded by the coding sequence GTGCTGATCGGTGAGGTGGCGCGCCGCTCGGGTGTGAGCGCCCGGATGCTCAGGCACTACGACGCCCTCGGGCTGGTACGACCCACGGGCCGCACCGTGGGTGGCTACCGGGAATACTCCGCCGAAGACATCCGGCGGATCTTCCACGTGGAGGGTCTGCGATCCCTGGGACTGTCACTGCGCCAGATCGGCTCCGCTCTCGACGATCCAGGGTTCACCCCGTCCGCATTGGTCGGCGACCTCATTCGAAAGACCGAGGCACGACTGAACCGGGAGCAGGAGCTGCTCGAGCGGCTACGCATGGTCGATACGGCCGAGCCCGCCAGCTGGCAGGACGTCGCGCGCGTCGTGGAGCTCTTGCACGGACTCACATCGCCGAGTGCCGCGCGCCGGCAGCAAGCCGTCCTGGCCCCGGCCGAGGACTTGGCCATGCCCGCCGAGTTGCTGGTCGAGGCGGTCCTCACCGAATCCGATCCGAACGTCGCCGGGGCGCTGCGGTGGGCCCTCACGAGGGCGGGTGGTGACGGCGTGGCAAGCCTGACACCCGCCATGAGCTCGGAGAACGCCGACATCCGGCGGCGCGCGGTCCTGGCGCTCGCCGAGCTGCCCGGCGACGAGGCGACCGCAGTCCTCACGGACGCGCTCGAGGACAGGGACCCGACGATCCGCCGACATGCTGCTCTGGCGCTGGGTGCGCGCGGCGTGACCCGAGCAGTGCCGGCGCTGGTCGGCACGGTGGTCGAAGGCCCGAACGATGTCGAGGCAGCCGAGATACTGGGAACCTTGGCATACGACCCTGAGTGGGCGGACCGGATCATTAGCGCGATGGCCGCTGAACTGGCCGCCCCCACAGCGGATTCGGCGGTGCGGATGCGGCTGACACAGGCACTCGCCGAGATGCCGGGGACCATAGCGCTCGGTATCCTGCGGCAACTGGCCTCTGACGATGATCGGGCCGTGGCCATCCTCGCCTCGTCCCTCGTGAAAGCGCTCGAAGAACGGCCGGTCTGA
- a CDS encoding HEAT repeat domain-containing protein, with the protein MVPINSTHRNSQDTRLIDALAAGNSSTRLKAALAIGTRPAPGFVDVLVERCAIEPDFFVRDMLTWALTRYPSEITVSKLRAELRSRRPQARSQALHTLSKIGDKNAWPAITRSLLRDSDDEVARSAWRAAVVLAPEGEREWLAGELATQWGRGDRDVRLSLSRALVALGDVIEPILRAAMASDDPTVRAHASATRRLLHDPDAGFDLAVDEARRVVALGPDRKEETAC; encoded by the coding sequence GTGGTTCCCATCAACTCGACACACAGGAATTCACAGGACACGCGGCTGATCGACGCATTGGCCGCGGGAAACTCGTCGACACGGCTGAAGGCGGCCCTGGCGATCGGTACGCGTCCCGCACCCGGTTTCGTCGATGTGCTCGTAGAACGGTGCGCGATCGAGCCGGACTTCTTCGTGCGCGACATGCTCACGTGGGCGCTGACTCGCTACCCGTCGGAGATCACGGTCTCGAAACTCCGCGCGGAACTGCGATCCCGACGCCCACAGGCCCGGAGCCAGGCGTTGCACACACTGTCGAAGATCGGGGACAAGAACGCGTGGCCCGCGATCACGCGGTCGTTGCTGCGCGATTCCGACGACGAGGTCGCGCGGAGTGCGTGGCGCGCCGCCGTCGTTCTCGCGCCCGAGGGGGAGCGGGAATGGCTGGCCGGGGAACTGGCCACCCAATGGGGCCGCGGTGACCGGGACGTACGGCTGAGTCTGAGCCGTGCCCTCGTCGCGCTCGGCGACGTGATCGAGCCGATACTGCGGGCGGCGATGGCAAGTGACGACCCGACGGTTCGTGCGCATGCGAGCGCCACGCGGCGGCTGCTGCACGACCCGGATGCCGGGTTCGACCTCGCCGTCGACGAGGCGCGCCGGGTCGTCGCGCTCGGTCCGGACCGGAAGGAGGAAACCGCGTGCTGA